The Streptomyces sp. R28 region CGTCCAGCTGCCCCAGGGACGCTTCCTGGACCGGGAACGCAGCTGGCTAGCGTTCAACGAGCGCGTCCTCGAACTCGCCGAGGACCCGAACACCCCGCTCCTCGAACGGGCGAATTTCCTGGCGATCTTCGCCAGCAACCTGGACGAGTTCTTCATGGTCCGCGTGGCCGGACTGAAGCGCCGTATCGCCACCGGTGTCGCCACCCGGTCCGCGTCCGGCCTGCAGCCCCGCGAGGTCCTGGAGATGATCTGGGCCCGCTCCCGCGAGCTGATGGCCCGGCACGCCGCCTGCTACCACGAGGACGTCGCCCCCTCCCTCGCGGAGGAGGGCATCCACCTGGTCCGCTGGAGCGAGCTGCAGGAGAAGGAGCAGGCCCGCCTCTTCACCCTCTTCCGGCACCAGATCTTCCCGGTCCTGACCCCGCTGGCGGTCGACCCGGCGCACCCCTTCCCGTACATCTCCGGGCTCTCCCTGAACCTGGCCGTACGGGTCCGCAACCCCGTCACCGGCACCCCGCACTTCGCCCGCGTCAAGGTGCCGCCGCTGCTCTCCCGCTTCCTGGAGGCCTCCCCCGGCCGGTTCGTCCCGCTGGAGGACGTCATCGGCGCCCACCTGGAGGAGCTGTTCCCGGGCATGGAGGTCCTGGAGCACCACGCCTTCCGGGTCACCCGCAACGAGGACCTGGAGGTGGAGGAGGACGACGCCGAGAACCTCCTCCAGGCGCTGGAGAAGGAGCTCATGCGGCGCCGCTTCGGGCCGCCGGTGCGCCTGGAGGTCGAGGAGAACATCAACCAGGAGGTCCTGGACCTGCTGGTGCGCGAGCTGAAGATCAGCGAGGCCGAGGTCTACCCGCTGACCGGCCCCCTGGACCTCACGGGCCTCTTCCGCATCGCCTCCATCGACCGGCCCGAGCTGAAGTACCCGAAGTTCGTCGCGGGCACCCATCGCGATCTCGCCGAGGTCGAGTCGGCGTCCGCGCCCGACATATTCGCCGCGCTGCGCAACCGCGACGTGCTGCTGCACCACCCGTACGACTCCTTCTCCACCTCCGTGCAGGCGTTCCTGGAGCAGGCGGCCGACGACCCGGACGTCCTCGCGATCAAGCAGACCCTGTACCGGACGTCCGGCGACTCCCCCATAGTCAACGCGCTCATCGACGCCGCCGAGGCCGGCAAGCAGGTCCTCGTCCTGGTCGAGATCAAGGCCCGCTTCGACGAGCACGCCAACATCAAGTGGGCGCGCAAGCTGGAGGAGGCCGGCTGCCATGTGGTGTACGGCCTCGTCGGCCTGAAGACCCACTGCAAGCTGTCGCTGGTGGTCCGCCAGGAGGGCGAGACGCTACGGCGCTACAGCCACGTCGGCACCGGCAACTACCACCCGAAGACGGCACGGCTGTACGAGGACCTCGGCCTGCTGACGGCCGACCCGCAGGTCGGCGCGGACCTGTCCGACCTGTTCAACCGGCTGTCCGGCTACTCGCGCCGGGAGACGTACCGCCGTCTGCTCGTGGCCCCCAAGTCCCTGCGTGACGGCCTGATCTCGCGGATCAACAAGGAGGTCCAGCACCACCGTGCCGGGCGTCCCGCCTACGTCCGCATCAAGGTCAACTCGATCGTCGACGAGGCCCTCATCGACGCCTGCTACGGCGCGTCCCAGGCGGGCGTGCCGGTCGACATCTGGGTGCGCGGCATCTGCGCGATCCGCCCGGGCGTGACGGGACTGTCGGAGAACATCCGCGTCCGCTCGGTCCTCGGCCGCTTCCTCGAACACTCCCGGGTCTTCGCCTTCGGCAACGGCGGCGAGCCCGAGGTGTGGTTCGGCAGCGCCGACATGATGCACCGCAATCTCGACCGTCGTATAGAAGCCCTGGTCAGGGTCACCGACCCGGCCCACCGCGCCGCGCTGAACCGGCTCCTGGAGACCGGTATGTCCGACACCACCGCGTCCTGGCACCTCGGTCCGGACGGCGAGTGGACCCGGCACGCGACGGACGCGGACGGCCAGCCCCTGCGCAACGTCCAGGAGATGCTCATAGACGCCCGGAGGCGCCGGCGTGGCACAGCAACACCTTGATCCGACGGACCCCACGGCCGGGGCTGTGGCGGGGGACGCCCTCGCGGGCTACCTGCGCGCCCAGGCCACGGAGTTCCTCCGAGCCCTGCGCCTGCACCGGGAGACCGGCGGCGGCACCTCCAACGGCTCGGGGGAGTCCGTCGACGCGGCCCGGGCCCTGCGCCGCTCGGCCCGCCGCATCAGCGCCAGCCTGCACACGTTCCGTCCCTTGCTGGACACCGACTGGTCGGAGGCCATCCGCCCCGAGCTGGCCTGGCTCTCGGGAACGCTGGCGATGGAACACGCGTACTCGGCCCGCCTGGAACGCCTGCTGCTGGCCCTGCACCGCCTGTCGGGGGCCACGCCGCTGCCGACACAGACGGGCACGGCGGGCGCGAGCGGCGCGAGCAGGCTGACGGACACAGCGGCGAGCGGCCGCACCGACACGGCCACGGGCAGTCGTACCCATGCCGCCGCAGCCGGTCGTGCCGAGGCGACTGCGGCAAGCCGTGCCAACGCGGCTGCGGGCAGCCGTGCCGCAGGGGCCGCGTCCCTCCCGCCGAAAGCGGCGCCACCCGCCGGCCCCCCGGCCCACCCGACGCCCACCGCGGAACGCGGCAACCTCACCGTGGGCGCGGCCAAAGCAGGCGCCCTGCTCGAACGCCAGCTCACCCTGGCCCGGACCCGAGCGCACAGCACCGCCCTCCAGGCCCTCGGCAGCAGCCGCTTCCACGCGGTCGCCGACAACATCGCCGTACTGGCCAGCGAGGTCCCCCTCACCCCCGCCGCGGCCACCGGCGATCTGCGCCCCCTCGCGGCCGCCGCCGAGGAGCGCCTGAGCGACGCGGTGACGGCGCTGCCCCTGGTGACCGCGGGCCACCCCTACAACGCGGAGGCCCTGATCCACGGCCTCTCCCCGGACCCGGCCCCGCACCCGCAGGACGCGCCCTGGCACCAGGTCCGCCTGCTGCTGCGCCTGCACCGTTACGCCCGCGAGGTCCTGCACGGCGACGACGACTTGGTGGACGTACGGCTGCTGACCGCAGGCCAGGCCCTCAACCGGCACCGCGACGCCTCCGAGGCGGCGGCGGCCGCGGCCCAGGCGGCCCGCACGCCGCGGATCGCCCCGGCGACGGCCTACGCCCTCGGCGTGCTCCACGCCGACCAGCGGCACGAGGTGGAGGCGGCGCGGTTCGCGTTCCAGCAGTCCTGGCAGATCCAGCCGGCAGGCAGGACCTGAAGACGACAGGCAGGCTCTGAAGACGACGGGCAGGCTCTGAATCAGACGGTGGGCGTCCCCTGAAGGAGGCATACCCGGTGACTCACGCGAATGACCTCACCACCGTCCATGCGGCGGGCTGCGTCCTGTGGCGCCGTTCGCCGGTAGACGGTGAGCTGGAGATATGCCTGATCCACCGGCCGAAATACGACGACTGGTCCCACCCCAAGGGCAAGCTGAAACGCGACGAGGACCCCCTCTCCGGAGCCCTGCGCGAGGTCGCGGAGGAAACAGGCCACGCGGCCCGGCCGGGCGCCGCGCTGCCGACGCTGCGGTACCAGGCGAACGGCCGCCCCAAGGAGGTCCGCTACTGGGCGGCCGAGGCCGGACCCGGATCATTCGCCCCGAGCGACGAGGTGGACCGCCTGCTGTGGCTCCCGCCCACGGCGGCGCGGGGCCGGCTGACGCAGCCGAGGGACCGCGCCCTCGTGGACGCCCTGCTGCGGTCGCTGCGCCCGGCATAGTCCGCTACAACCCGCCACAAAGCCTCGGAATGCACCCGTGTCCTCAACGTAAGCGTTCCGTGACCTCACCGCACCGTCCCCAGGGGTTCACCCCTCGTTCATTTACGCCCTTCGGTGCCTTCACCTGTCCTGCCTAATTTCGGCCTTGCACGATGACGGATCGCGCCCGACGGGACGCGTCCGCATCGCCCATTCTTCGCACGCCGCCGAATTCAGGACGGCGGCTCCTGGAAGGAACTCCCTCAAGTGAAGCTTCAGCGCAAGAACCGGCGGGCTCTCGCTCTCGGCGCTCTCGCCGTCTCCGGCGCCCTGGCCCTCACGGCGTGCGGCTCCGACGACACCGGCAACACCGGCGGCGACTCCACCTCGACCGCCAAGGCCGGCAACATCGACTGTGGCGACGCCTCCGGCCAGCTGCAGGCCTCCGGCTCGTCCGCGCAGAAGAACGCGATCGACGCCTGGGTCAAGCAGTACATCGCGGCCTGCAAGAGCGTGCAGCTCAACTACAACCCGACGGGTTCGGGCGCCGGCGTCACCGCCTTCCTTCAGGGTCAGACCGCATTCGCCGGTTCGGACTCCGCGCTGGAGGCCGAGGAGATCACCGAGTCCAAGAAGACCGCGTGCACGGGCGGTGGCCAGGCCATCGACCTGCCCATGGTCGTCGGCCCGATCGGCGTCGGCTACAACGTGCCGGGTGTCGACAGCCTCGTCCTGGACGCCCCGACCCTCGCCAAGATCTTCGACAGCAAGATCACCAACTGGAACGACGCGGCGATCAAGAAGCTGAACCCCGAGGCGAAGCTTCCCGACCTCAAGATCCAGGCCTTCCACCGCTCGGACGAGTCCGGCACCACGGACAACTTCACCAAGTACCTGGGTGCCGCCGCGCCCAGCGACTGGAAGTACGAGCACAGCAAGTCGTGGGAGGCCAAGGGCGGCCAGTCCGCCTCCGGCTCCTCCGGTGTGGCGCAGCAGGTGACCCAGACCGCGGGTGCGATCTCCTACATGGAGCTCTCGTACGTGAAGGACGGCATGAAGGCCGTCAAGATCAAGACGGGTGCCGCCGAGCCGGTCGAGGCCACCACCGACAACGCCACCAAGTCCATCTCCGAGGCCAAGGTCGTCGGCACGGGCAAGGACCTGGCGCTGGAGCTGAACTACACGCCGAAGGCCGAGGGCGCCTACCCGATCACCCTGGTCACGTACGAGATCGTCTGTGACAAGGGCAACAAGGCGGAGACCCTCCCCGCCGTCAAGTCCTTCCTCTCCTACATCGCCTCCGAGGACGGCCAGGGCGTGCTGACCGAAGCCGGTTACGCCCCGGTCCCCGACGAGCTGATCACGAAGGTCCGCAGCACCGTCTCGGGCCTGAGCTGACCTGAGTGCGGCCCGCTCCACACGGGAGCGGGCCGCACCGTCCGGTGCACCGCCGCCAGGAGCCGCCGCCCACCCGCTTCGGCTCCGCTCGAGAGTCGTCGGACCCGACGGCTCCGCAGACCGGAGAACCCGATGGATATATCAACAAAGAGCACTGCGTCTCCCCCCACACCTGAGCCGCTCCCGACCGAGCAGAAGCGCGCCGCCCGCGGCGCCACCCGCCCCGGAGACCGGATCTTCCTCGCGCTCTCCCGCGGGTCCGGCATCTTCCTGCTGGTCGTCATGGCGGCCATCGCCGTCTTCCTCAGCCTGCGCGCCGCCCATGCGATCAGCAGGGACGAGGCCAACTTCTTCACCACCTTCGAGTGGAACCCCACCGCGTCCCCGCCGGAGTTCGGCATCGCCGTCCTGGCCTTCGGCACCGTCGTGTCGTCGATCATCGCGCTGGCCATCGCGGTCCCGGTCTCCCTCGGCATCGCCCTGTTCATCACGCACTACGCCCCGCGCAAGCTCGGCGGCCCCATCGCGTACGTGATCGACCTGCTCGCCGCCGTGCCGTCCATCGTCTACGGCCTGTGGGGCGCCCTCGTCCTGGTGCCGAACCTGGTCGGCCTGTACGGCTGGCTGGACGAGTACCTCGGCTGGACCGGCATCTTCGAGTGGAGCGGCGGCGCCCCGCGCGCGCTGCTCACCGTCGGCGTCCTGCTCGCGATCATGATCCTGCCGATCATCACGAACGTGAGCCGTGAGATCTTCCGCCAGGTCCCGCAGATGCACGAGGAGGCCGCCCTGGCCCTCGGCGCCACGCGCTGGGAGGTCATCCGGATGTCGGTCCTCCCCTACGGCCGCTCCGGTGTCATCTCCGCGTCGATGCTGGGCCTCGGCCGCGCGCTCGGCGAGACGATGGCGGTCGCCATGGTCCTGTCGCCGACCTTCGACATCAACGCCAGCCTGCTCGACCCGGGCGGCGGCACCTTCGCCCAGAACATCGCCAGCAAGTTCAACGAGGCCACCACCGACGGCCGTGACGCGCTGATCGCCTCCGGTCTGGTGCTCTTCGTCATCACCCTGCTGGTCAATGGCACCGCCCGCATCATCATCGAGCGGCGCAAGGAGTTCTCGGGGGCCAACGCATGAGCAACGCAACTCTCTCCGACCAGCGCCCCAACAGCCTCAAGGGCGCCACGCTGCCCAAGTGGTTCGGCTGGGCCGTCGCCGCGGGCTCGGTCGCTCTCGGCCTCGGCATCAGCGCGGCCGCCGGGCTGGACAGCAGCATCCAGTGGGCCCTGATCGCCTCGCTGCTGTTCGTCATCGGGTCGTACGGCATCTCGGCACGCGTCGAGGGCCGCCGGCAGGCGAAGGACCGCACGGCCACCAGCCTGATCTGGGTCGCGTTCCTGCTCGCCGTCATCCCGCTGGCCTCGCTCATCTACGAGACCATCGAGCGCGGTGTGAAGGTCCTCGACGGCTACTTCCTCAGCCACTCGATGGGTGTGGTCTCCGACACCGAGCCCGGCGGCGGCATCTACCACGCCCTCCTCGGCACCCTGGAGCAGGTCGGCATCGCCACGGTGATCTCCGTGCCGATCGGTGTGCTGACCGCCATCTACCTGGTCGAGTACGGCCGCGGCAAGCTCTCCAAGGCCATCACCTTCTTCGTCGACGTCATGACGGGCATCCCGTCGATCGTCGCGGGTCTGTTCATCCTCAGCCTGTGGATCGTGATCCTGGACATGGGCTACTCCGGCTTCGCCGGCTCGATGGCCCTGTCCATCCTGATGCTGCCGGTGGTCGTCCGCTCCACCGAGGAGATGCTCAAGCTCGTCCCGAACGAGCTGCGCGAGGCCTCGCTGGCGCTGGGCGTGCCCAAGTGGCGCACCATCCTCAAGGTGGTCCTGCCGACCTCCATCGGCGGTATCACCACGGGTGTGATGCTCGCCGTCGCGCGTATCACCGGTGAGACCGCTCCGCTGCTGCTGCTGGTGTGGGTGACGAACTTCATCAACGCCAACCCGTTCAAGGACCCGCAGGGTTCGCTGCCGGTTTACATCTACCTGCAGTTCGCGAACAGTGGTGGTCAGGGTCCGGCGTACGACCGTGCCTGGGCGGCGGCTCTGGTGCTCATCGCCTTCATCATGATCCTCAACCTGGTGGCTCGCGGGATCGCCCGCTGGAAGGCACCGAAGACGGGCCGCTAGCCCGTCGATTTGCGGCTACCGCCGCGTGTGGCCGATCAGCGACCCGAACCCCCTCGAAAGAAGCAGTGATTCACATGGCCAAGCGCATCGATGTCAGCGGCCTCAACGCCTACTACGGTTCCTTCCTGGCCGTCGAGGACATCTCGATGACCGTCGAGCCCCGTTCCGTCACCGCCTTCATCGGCCCCTCCGGCTGCGGCAAGTCCACCTTCCTGCGCACCCTGAACCGGATGCACGAGGTCACGCCGGGCGGCCGAGTCGAGGGCAAGGTGCTGCTCGACGACGAGAACCTGTACGGCACCGGAATCGACCCGGTGGCCGTACGGCGTGAGGTCGGCATGGTCTTCCAGCGGCCGAACCCCTTCCCCACCATGTCCGTCTACGACAACGTCGCGGCCGGCCTGCGCCTCAACGGCAAGTACAAGAAGTCGCAGCTGGACGAGGTCGTGGAGAAGTCCCTCAAGGGCGCGAACCTCTGGAACGAGGTGAAGGACCGCCTGAACAAGCCCGGTTCCGGCCTCTCCGGCGGCCAGCAGCAGCGTCTGTGCATCGCGCGGGCCATCGCGGTGGAGCCCAAGGTCCTGCTGATGGACGAGCCCTGCTCGGCCCTGGACCCGATCTCCACGCTCGCCATCGAGGACCTGATCGGCGAGCTGAAGGAACGCTTCACGATCGTCATCGTGACGCACAACATGCAGCAGGCGGCGCGCGTCTCGGACCGCACGGCCTTCTTCAACCTCGCCGCCGTCGGCCAGCCCGGCAAGCTGATCGAGATAGACGACACGGAGCGCATCTTCTCCAACCCGTCGGTCCAGGCCACGGAGGACTACATCTCCGGCCGCTTCGGCTGATCCGCCGCCAGGCGACACAAACCCCTCGCGGTGCTGCATGGCGGTGCCACCGCGAGGCAGATAAAGGGCCCGCCCCCTGGCTTCCAGGGGGCGGGCCCGTCTCTGTTATGCGGAGGCGTCTCGGGAGCCGGCCTCGGGAGCCGGCCTCGGAAGGTGGCTTCGGAAGGTGGCTTCGGAAAGCGCCGCCTCTCACCGCCTCCTTACCGCCGTCTCAACCCCCCAGATGCCCTTCCGCGTCCGTCCGCGCCAGACTCCGCGCGCGTCTCGCCGGCCCTCGCCAGCCGCAGCTGCACTGGGCTGTGCAGAAGGGGCCCTTCTCCACCGTCGTCGTGCGGTGGTCGAAGGGGTCGCCGTGATTTCGGGAAGAGGTCGGTCCGTCCTGCTGCGCCACACCGACAACGTTACCCAGGGCAAGTAAGCGCAACGCCCCCGCGTGCGTGACGAGGGCACCTACCCGTCGTTAACCGGAACGACAGGGGGCCCGTGACGGACGTACCGGCTGGGGGTAGGCAGGCGATGACGGAGCGGCAGCAGCACAAGCCGAGGCGCGGGGCCGGCGTTGCGGCTGGGGTCCTGTGTATCTGTCTGGCGGGCAGCGGGTGCGCGGATCTCGGCGCCGCCGCCGAGGACGCGCGCGAGGGCGAGGCCGTGCAAACCGTGCGGAGCGCCGCCGACGCGCTCGTCGGCGCCCGGAGCTCCAAGACCCGTACCTCCATGGAGATGGCCACCGGCGGCACCCGCGTCACCATCCGCGGCGAGGGCGTGTACGACTTCCGCAAGCAGCTCGGGGAGCTGAAAGTCCTGCTGCCGCAGGATCCCGCCGGCACCCCCGACCACCGGCCGATCAGGGAACTCCTCGCTCCCGGGGCCCTGTTCATGAAGAACCGAGGCGCCGGCGTGCCCACCGACAAATGGGTGCGCGTCGAGACGCGGTCCCTCTCCGACGGCAACCTCGTCACCGGCGGGGCCACCGATCCGTTCGCCGCCGCCGAGGTGCTGCGCGGGGCGCGGACGGCGACGTATGTGGGTGAGGACGAGATCGCCGGTACGCCGGTGCGGCACTACCGGGGCACCGCTGACCTGGGGATTGCCGCTCAGGGCGCGTCCGACGGGAACAAGGGACCGCTGGCGGCGGCGGCGAAAGGGTTCGCCACGGATCAGGTGCCGTTCGACGTCTACCTCGACGAGTCCGGCCGGATCCGCAAGGTCCGGCACCGGTTCAGCTTCGTCAACGGACAGCAGAACAACGCCGTCGCCGTGGCCTCGACGACCTTGCTGTACGACTTCGGGGCCCCCGTCGACGTACGGCTGCCGGACGGCGACGACATCTACGCGGGCAAGATCGCCGAGGAGTGAGGGCCGGCGTATGCGTGCGTGACGGGCGTCGAGAACTAGCCCGTCCGTGCCATGCGCGGCGTGTAGGCCGCTGCCTACTCTAGGAAGTCGGTAACGGCAGAGAAGAGGTGATGCACGTGGCTCCGGTCGGCGGTACGGCAGTTCAGGACCACGTCGCCCTCGCCGAGATCGAGCTGTGCGGAGAGCTGATCATCGCGGCGTCGACCGCCCGCGAGGACCGGCTCAGCCTGGAGAGCATCGACGAGGTGCTGCGAGTCGCGGAGGAGAGGGACCTGTCGGGCGAGTGAGCATTCTCAGCCACTCCCAGGTCCGCGGCAGTCGTTCTCAGGCCGGCAGCCGTCGCTCTCAGGTCCGCAGCAGTCGCCCGATCGCCTTGGTCGCTTCCTCCACCTTGGCGTCGATCTCCCCACCGCCCTTGAGGGCCGCGTCGGCGACGCAGTGGCGGAGGTGCTCCTCCAGCAGTTGCAGGGCGAAGGACTGCAGGGCCTTGGTGGAGGCGGACACCTGCGTGAGTATGTCGATGCAGTAGACGTCCTCGTCGACCATCCGCTGCAGGCCACGGATCTGGCCCTCGATCCGGCGCAGGCGCTTGAGGTGCTCGTCCTTCTGCTTGTGGTAGCCGTGGATGCCGCGGTCGTGGTCGGTCACGACGGCGGATGTGTCCTCCGCCTCGGAGGGCGCGCCCGCGCCGGCCTCGGTGGTCGTCATCGCGTCCTCCAGACGTAGACCGCTTCACATACCCCTACTGGGTATATCGTACCGAACTTTGCTGGGTATAGGGCCTGTGGCCGACGCCGCGAACGACCGCTGGACTGGACCACCGGGCAGCCCCCGTGCCGACCACTGTGCCCGATGGGCGACACTGGAGGACGGCCCATTAGCCGTGGCCGGATGATGCGCCTAGCATCAGCCTGACCGAAACCGATGCTTCTTGAGGACCCCACGTGCGATTTCGTCTGACCCCCCGGGAGACGAGCTTCTACGACATGTTCGCCGCATCCGCGGACAACATCGTCACGGGCTCGAAGCTCCTGATGGAACTGCTCGGGGCGGACACCGCCGGCCGGGCCGAGATCGCAGAGCGTATGCGGGCCGCGGAACACGCAGGTGACGACGCCACACACGCGATCTTCCACCAGCTGAACTCCTCGTTCATCACGCCGTTCGACCGCGAGGACATCTACAACCTCGCGTCCTGCCTCGACGACATCATGGACTTCATGGAGGAGGCCGTCGACCTGGTCGTCCTCTACAACGTCGAGGAACTGCCCAAGGGCGTCGAGCAGCAGATCGAGGTGCTGTCGCGCGCGGCCGAGCTGACGGCCGAGGCGATGCCGAACCTGCGCACGATGGACAACCTCACCGAGTACTGGATCGAGGTCAACCGCCTCGAGAACCAGGCCGACCAGATACACCGCAAGCTCCTCGCCCACCTCTTCAACGGCAAGTACGACGCGATCGAGGTCCTCAAGCTCAAGCAGATCGTGGATGTGCTGGAAGAGGCGGCGGACGCCTTCGAGCATGTGGCGAACACGGTGGAGACCATCGCCGTCAAGGAGTCCTGAGAACCACCCATGGACACCTTTGCGCTGGTCGCGACCATCGGAGTCGCGCTCTTCTTCACGTACACCAACGGCTTCCACGACTCCGCGAACGCGATCGCGACATCCGTGTCGACGCGCGCGCTGACGCCGCGGGCCGCGCTGGCGATGGCCGCGGTGATGAACCTCGGTGGTGCCTTTCTGGGGTCCGGCGTCGCCAAGACGGTCAGTGAGGGCCTGATTCAGACACCCGAGGGCTCGAAGGGAATGGGCATTCTCTTCGCGGCACTGGTGGGCGCGATCACCTGGAACCTCGTCACCTGGTACTTCGGCCTACCGTCGTCCTCCTCGCACGCCTTGTTCGGCGGCATGGTGGGAGCGGCGCTGGCCGGCGGGACGACGGTGTACTGGAGCGGCGTCCTGGAGAAGGTCGTCATCCCGATGTTCGTGTCGCCGATCGTCGGCCTGTGCGCGGGCTACCTGGTGATGACGGCCATCATGTGGATCTTCCGACGCGCCAACCCGCACAAGGCCAAGCGTGGCTTTCGTATCGCACAGACGGTCTCGGCCGCCGGAATGGCCCTCGGGCACGGCCTTCAGGACGCCCAGAAGACGATGGGCATCGTGGTGATGGCTCTGGTCATCGCCGACGTCGAGGACTACGGCGACCCGATCCCGGTGTGGGTCAAGATCGTGTGCGCCGTGATGCTGTCACTCGGCACCTACGCCGGCGGCTGGCGCATCATGCGCACCCTCGGCCGCAAGATCATCGAACTCGACCCGCCACAGGGCTTCGCCGCGGAGACGACCGGCGCGTCGATCATGTTCACCACAGCCTTCCTCTTCAAGGCCCCGATCTCCACGACCCACGTCATCACCTCCGCGATCATGGGCGTGGGCGCGACAAAGCGGGTGAACGCCGTGCGGTGGGGCGTGGCCAAGAACATCGTCATGGGTTGGTTCATCACCATGCCGGCAGCGGCGGCGGTGGCAGCGGCGGCCTTCGGCCTCGTGAACCTGGCGTTCTTGTAGACGCCGCCCGGGAGGGGGACCCGGCCGGCGGGGACCCGGTCCGCGATCCGAGAGCCCGCGGCCCTCGCGCGGCTACGGTGACGGCGGCGGCGTTCGTGGTCGTGCACCCGACGTTCGCATCCGCGCCGGGAGGTCACGGAGGCCGGGAAGTCACGGAGGCCTGGCGTTCGATCTCGGCCGGCTTCACCTCTCAACGCCGGACCAGGCACTTCAGCCCGTCTGGGGGTGCCCCCTCTGGGGGAGTTTGAGGACGAGGCCGTTCAGGCCGACGGGGGTCCAGGGGCGGAGCCCCCTGGCGGGGTCGAAGGGGCGGAGCCCCTTCAGGATGGGACGGGTAGGGGCGGCGGGGGCGAGAATCCCCAGGCCCGCACACGAACGACCACCGCACCATGGAACCCCGACCCCCGCCACCCCGTCTCGTTCCACGTAACCCCCAGGAGGCGACATGGAACGGCGTACCTTCATCGGCGGCGGCGCAGCAGCCCTCACCGCCCTGGCAGCGACCGCCTGCAACGGCAACTCAGACACAGGCGCAGGCTCCGGCACGGGCGCAGACACAGGCGCAGACACGGGCACCCGCACCCAAACCACCGCCACCCGCTCCACCACCGCCTCCGCCGCCACCCCCGCCAACTGGACCGCCCTGGCCCGAGACCTCGACGGCCGCCTCATCCGCCCGGGCGACGCCGACTGGAAGTCGGCCCACCAGCTCTACAACACCCGCTTCGACTCTCTGAAACCCGCCGCGGTCGCCTACGTCGCCCACCCCGACGACATCCGCACCACCCTCGCCTACGCCCGAGCCCACAACCTCCACGTCGCCATCCGCAACGGCGGCCACTCCTACGCCGGCTGGTCCTCCGGCAACAACCGCCTGATCATCGACGTCTCCAAGCTCAACCGCATCCGCGCCTCGGGCAACACCGCGGTCGTCGGCG contains the following coding sequences:
- a CDS encoding anion permease; its protein translation is MDTFALVATIGVALFFTYTNGFHDSANAIATSVSTRALTPRAALAMAAVMNLGGAFLGSGVAKTVSEGLIQTPEGSKGMGILFAALVGAITWNLVTWYFGLPSSSSHALFGGMVGAALAGGTTVYWSGVLEKVVIPMFVSPIVGLCAGYLVMTAIMWIFRRANPHKAKRGFRIAQTVSAAGMALGHGLQDAQKTMGIVVMALVIADVEDYGDPIPVWVKIVCAVMLSLGTYAGGWRIMRTLGRKIIELDPPQGFAAETTGASIMFTTAFLFKAPISTTHVITSAIMGVGATKRVNAVRWGVAKNIVMGWFITMPAAAAVAAAAFGLVNLAFL
- a CDS encoding metal-sensitive transcriptional regulator, with translation MTTTEAGAGAPSEAEDTSAVVTDHDRGIHGYHKQKDEHLKRLRRIEGQIRGLQRMVDEDVYCIDILTQVSASTKALQSFALQLLEEHLRHCVADAALKGGGEIDAKVEEATKAIGRLLRT
- the pstB gene encoding phosphate ABC transporter ATP-binding protein PstB, encoding MAKRIDVSGLNAYYGSFLAVEDISMTVEPRSVTAFIGPSGCGKSTFLRTLNRMHEVTPGGRVEGKVLLDDENLYGTGIDPVAVRREVGMVFQRPNPFPTMSVYDNVAAGLRLNGKYKKSQLDEVVEKSLKGANLWNEVKDRLNKPGSGLSGGQQQRLCIARAIAVEPKVLLMDEPCSALDPISTLAIEDLIGELKERFTIVIVTHNMQQAARVSDRTAFFNLAAVGQPGKLIEIDDTERIFSNPSVQATEDYISGRFG
- a CDS encoding DUF47 domain-containing protein; translation: MRFRLTPRETSFYDMFAASADNIVTGSKLLMELLGADTAGRAEIAERMRAAEHAGDDATHAIFHQLNSSFITPFDREDIYNLASCLDDIMDFMEEAVDLVVLYNVEELPKGVEQQIEVLSRAAELTAEAMPNLRTMDNLTEYWIEVNRLENQADQIHRKLLAHLFNGKYDAIEVLKLKQIVDVLEEAADAFEHVANTVETIAVKES